From one Thermomicrobiales bacterium genomic stretch:
- a CDS encoding S9 family peptidase, with protein sequence MADTGSHRITSDDIYHFKLISEAQFSPDNKQVAYAVTTIEREKNDYRSSIYVASVDGSRTRRLTHADAKDGTPRWSPDGKHIAFLSNRSEKPQLWLLRVDGGEAWQVSTLSDGIGGFAWSPDGQSFVAVSKTTDLPSEDADKKDDAEKSDVKHIKKIRYKADGEGFLDFKPRHLWLVPAFGGDPHRLTDADIDDTDPIWSPNGQEIAFVTNRTDDREMNTASELWAIHAHGKEERCIIGGDSSSFGSPSWSPDGSQLAFVGNWHATAGGALDNDLWVVGAAGGDPAPLTETHDRSIGDSAMSDVYASSATRPLWSPDGASIYVLISRNGSTHIYSVAAGGGTPKQLTSGDRRVSGFSLSSDGGQIAYVSGAATNPGDLFVADSDGKNERQLTDLNSDFLGGVTLSTPEEFWVKSPDGADIHGWIMKPVGFEPGRKYPMILQIHGGPHGMYANAMMHEFQLMAARGYVVVYTNPRGSSGYGEDFTTYTHMAWGEKDMPDVMAAVDWAIAQGYVDENRLGVTGGSYGGYMTLWVIGHSDRFKAAVTQRCVSNLYSFYGTSDIGFTFGEYEFGGTPWEERERLMKYSPITYVKDMTTPLLIVHSEEDYRCPIEQGEQVFISLKKLGREVEFVRFPNENHNLSRTGKPKHRIERLEHIVGWFDRHL encoded by the coding sequence ATGGCGGACACCGGGTCTCACAGAATCACATCGGATGACATCTATCATTTCAAGCTGATTTCGGAGGCGCAGTTCTCACCGGACAATAAACAGGTCGCATACGCCGTTACGACGATCGAGCGCGAGAAGAACGACTATCGCTCGTCGATCTATGTGGCCTCGGTCGACGGCTCTCGAACGCGGCGGCTGACTCACGCAGATGCCAAGGATGGCACGCCACGTTGGTCCCCGGACGGGAAGCACATCGCGTTCCTGTCCAATCGCAGCGAGAAGCCGCAGCTGTGGTTGTTGCGCGTCGATGGCGGCGAAGCCTGGCAGGTTTCGACGCTGAGCGACGGCATCGGCGGTTTTGCCTGGTCGCCGGATGGGCAGAGCTTCGTTGCGGTGTCGAAGACGACCGATCTCCCCTCGGAGGATGCGGACAAGAAGGACGACGCCGAGAAGTCCGACGTCAAGCACATCAAGAAGATCCGCTACAAGGCGGATGGAGAGGGCTTTCTCGATTTCAAGCCCAGGCACCTGTGGCTCGTGCCGGCCTTCGGCGGCGACCCTCACCGACTGACCGACGCTGACATCGACGACACCGACCCGATCTGGTCACCGAACGGTCAGGAGATCGCCTTCGTCACCAACAGGACGGACGATCGGGAGATGAATACCGCCTCCGAGTTGTGGGCAATCCATGCTCACGGCAAGGAGGAACGCTGCATCATCGGCGGGGACAGCTCTTCGTTTGGCTCGCCGAGCTGGTCGCCCGATGGGTCGCAACTCGCGTTCGTGGGCAACTGGCACGCCACCGCCGGCGGTGCGTTGGACAATGATCTATGGGTCGTCGGCGCCGCGGGTGGCGACCCGGCGCCGCTGACCGAGACGCACGATCGCTCGATTGGCGACTCGGCGATGAGCGACGTCTATGCCTCGTCAGCAACCAGGCCACTCTGGTCCCCCGACGGCGCGAGCATTTACGTGCTGATCAGCCGCAACGGCTCGACCCATATCTACAGCGTGGCGGCCGGCGGCGGAACGCCGAAGCAACTGACGAGCGGAGACCGCCGGGTATCGGGATTTTCGCTCTCGTCCGACGGTGGCCAGATTGCGTATGTCTCCGGTGCAGCGACGAACCCGGGCGATCTGTTTGTGGCAGATTCGGATGGCAAGAACGAGCGGCAACTCACCGATCTGAACAGCGACTTCCTCGGCGGCGTAACTCTCTCGACGCCCGAAGAGTTCTGGGTCAAATCACCGGACGGCGCCGATATTCACGGCTGGATCATGAAGCCCGTGGGATTTGAGCCGGGCCGGAAGTATCCGATGATCCTTCAGATCCACGGCGGGCCTCATGGCATGTACGCGAACGCGATGATGCACGAGTTCCAGCTGATGGCGGCACGCGGCTACGTTGTTGTCTACACAAACCCGCGCGGCTCCTCCGGCTACGGGGAGGACTTCACGACCTATACCCACATGGCGTGGGGCGAGAAGGACATGCCCGACGTGATGGCGGCCGTCGACTGGGCGATTGCGCAGGGTTATGTCGACGAGAATCGGCTGGGCGTCACCGGTGGTTCATACGGCGGCTACATGACACTCTGGGTTATCGGGCACAGCGATCGGTTCAAGGCAGCCGTAACTCAACGTTGTGTGTCGAACCTGTACTCGTTCTACGGCACCAGCGACATCGGCTTCACTTTCGGTGAGTACGAGTTCGGCGGGACGCCGTGGGAAGAGCGCGAGCGGCTTATGAAGTACTCGCCGATCACCTACGTCAAGGATATGACGACGCCGCTGCTGATCGTGCACTCCGAAGAGGACTATCGTTGCCCGATCGAGCAAGGCGAGCAGGTCTTCATCTCGCTGAAGAAGCTCGGTCGTGAGGTGGAGTTCGTCCGATTCCCGAACGAAAACCACAACCTCTCACGGACAGGTAAGCCGAAGCACCGGATCGAGCGACTCGAGCACATCGTCGGCTGGTTCGACCGACACCTCTAG
- a CDS encoding carboxypeptidase-like regulatory domain-containing protein, giving the protein MKRALFALALLAIISALLPFSVAADTNGRISGTVTNGTSGQPVSGSTVTVSRFDKKPEGGVMPQSVDLTTITTGDGRYSFDGLDTSTGLVYAVSVTFQGVLYSSGMVQISSSPEQTADISVYETTPDQSAVSLSSRGLILNAVDRETGAASIVDVFSFDNAGNKTVIAGDEGRTLRFSVPPNAAEVGPRAGFDFGTPSLEGSTVYATSPLRPGAANPASLGYVLPYSGSTFEFSVTTDYPTQDVRILVPAGEDGKGARVVSDTKPLLDGGIISIGSQQYHVWSTGMLQKGNVLSLRFLDLPTATSANRALSTIEPALIAIVALLLATGVAGWVVRSRRLSAPRIVTVAPALADTLEARRAALTEELRGLEAAHTAGLVDSPEYQRSRRLILEDLRRISRAMRGIGDDE; this is encoded by the coding sequence GTGAAACGAGCTCTCTTTGCGCTTGCGCTGCTTGCGATCATCAGCGCGCTGCTCCCGTTCTCTGTCGCGGCAGACACCAATGGGCGTATCAGCGGGACGGTCACCAACGGCACGAGCGGCCAACCGGTATCTGGCTCAACCGTCACCGTATCTCGCTTTGATAAGAAGCCCGAAGGTGGTGTGATGCCACAGAGCGTCGACCTGACAACAATCACCACAGGCGATGGCCGCTACAGCTTCGACGGTCTCGACACCAGCACCGGGCTGGTCTACGCGGTATCAGTGACCTTTCAGGGTGTTCTCTATTCTTCGGGAATGGTTCAGATCAGCTCGTCGCCGGAACAAACGGCGGATATCTCCGTTTATGAGACCACGCCGGACCAATCGGCAGTCTCTCTGTCGTCGCGCGGCCTCATCCTGAATGCAGTCGATCGCGAGACAGGCGCGGCCTCGATCGTCGATGTGTTCTCGTTCGACAACGCCGGCAACAAGACCGTCATCGCTGGCGACGAAGGGAGGACACTTCGATTCAGTGTTCCACCGAATGCGGCGGAAGTTGGACCGCGAGCCGGTTTCGACTTCGGCACTCCGAGCCTCGAAGGCTCGACCGTCTACGCGACGTCGCCACTTCGCCCAGGGGCGGCCAACCCGGCGTCGCTGGGCTATGTCCTTCCATATTCCGGATCGACGTTCGAATTCTCAGTCACCACCGACTACCCGACCCAGGATGTCCGCATCCTCGTGCCGGCCGGCGAGGACGGGAAAGGCGCGCGTGTCGTAAGTGACACAAAACCCCTGCTCGACGGAGGCATCATCTCGATCGGCAGCCAGCAATACCACGTCTGGTCCACCGGGATGCTTCAGAAAGGGAATGTGCTCTCACTGCGCTTTCTCGACCTGCCCACCGCAACCTCCGCCAATCGAGCTCTCAGCACGATCGAGCCGGCCTTGATTGCTATCGTCGCCTTGCTCCTGGCAACTGGCGTAGCCGGGTGGGTCGTCAGGAGTCGCCGGCTTTCAGCGCCGCGAATCGTCACCGTCGCGCCTGCTCTCGCAGACACGCTCGAAGCGCGCCGCGCAGCCCTCACCGAGGAATTGCGCGGGCTAGAAGCTGCGCACACGGCTGGGCTCGTAGACAGCCCGGAGTATCAGCGCTCCCGACGGTTGATCCTCGAAGACCTGCGCCGGATATCCCGAGCGATGCGCGGGATCGGTGACGACGAGTAG
- a CDS encoding succinate dehydrogenase iron-sulfur subunit encodes MQVTVKVLRFNPEMDTKPHYESYTVEQEPSDRVLDALNTIKWHIDGTLTYRRSCAHGVCGSDAMRINGRNRLACKLLIKDVGSTITVEPIIGFDVIKDLVVDMEPFFDSYKRIKPFLINHDAPPVGRERLQSAEDRERFDDTTKCILCACCTTSCPIVWTNEEYVGPATIVQGHRFIYDSRDQGGPERLKMLNERSGVWRCRTIFNCTDACPRGIKVTQAIEQVKRTLLTGE; translated from the coding sequence ATGCAGGTCACGGTCAAGGTGCTCCGGTTCAACCCGGAAATGGACACCAAGCCGCACTACGAATCGTATACAGTCGAGCAAGAGCCATCCGACCGGGTTCTTGATGCCCTCAACACGATCAAGTGGCACATCGACGGCACTCTCACTTATCGGAGATCGTGCGCGCACGGCGTTTGCGGCTCGGACGCGATGAGGATCAACGGTCGAAATCGGCTTGCCTGCAAGCTTCTGATCAAGGATGTCGGATCAACGATCACGGTCGAGCCGATCATTGGCTTCGATGTCATCAAAGATCTCGTCGTGGATATGGAGCCGTTCTTCGATAGCTACAAGCGCATCAAGCCGTTTCTCATCAACCACGACGCTCCCCCGGTCGGGCGAGAGCGACTCCAATCGGCCGAGGATCGCGAACGCTTTGACGACACGACAAAGTGCATTCTCTGTGCCTGTTGCACGACATCGTGTCCGATTGTCTGGACGAACGAGGAATACGTGGGGCCGGCGACGATCGTTCAGGGCCATCGCTTCATTTACGACAGCCGCGACCAGGGCGGCCCGGAGCGACTCAAGATGCTAAATGAACGCTCCGGTGTCTGGCGCTGCCGGACGATCTTCAATTGCACTGATGCCTGCCCACGAGGGATCAAGGTGACGCAAGCGATTGAGCAGGTCAAGCGCACGCTGCTGACCGGGGAATAA
- the sdhA gene encoding succinate dehydrogenase flavoprotein subunit produces the protein MYHRYDALIIGAGGAGLMAAVQLAGKCKSAVISKLYPPRSHTGAAQGGIAAALGNVEEDHWVWHMFDTVKGGDYLVDQDAAEVLSREAIDAVIEMEHMGLPFNRTPEGKIDQRRFGGHTRNFGEGPVRRACYSADRTGHMILYTLYQNCIKHDVEFFDEFHMLDLIMTDDGICNGIIALEVLTGEIHVFHAKTIIMATGGYGRAFQVTSNAMAATGDGMAIAFRRGIPLEDMEFYQFHPTGIYRKGILLTEGARGEGGILRNVNGERFMERYAPTLKDLAPRDMVSRFIWQEIREGRGGGPNKDYVTLDLTHLPPGALEEKLPDITDFVETYLGLDPHNVPIPIQPTAHYAMGGLPTDVEGRVTIDDTGTALPGLYAAGEVACVSVHGANRLGTNSLVDLVVFGRRAGKHALQYIAENDLAPLPPEPEYRGRAEVSNLMERTTGENVADIRQTLQTEMMDKASVFRTGEGLREIQQIVHDLKDRYHHVAINDKGSVFNMDLLEALELGYLLDCSEALVAGAVTREESRGAHMREDFPDRDDTNWLKHTLAYRTSGGLQLRYKPVVLTRFEPKERKY, from the coding sequence ATGTACCACCGTTACGACGCGCTGATCATCGGCGCTGGCGGCGCCGGTCTGATGGCTGCTGTCCAACTCGCGGGAAAATGCAAGTCGGCCGTGATTTCGAAGCTCTACCCACCGCGATCCCACACAGGAGCCGCGCAGGGCGGGATCGCGGCGGCGCTCGGCAATGTCGAGGAAGACCACTGGGTCTGGCACATGTTCGACACGGTCAAGGGTGGCGATTACCTCGTCGACCAGGATGCGGCCGAGGTCCTCTCCCGCGAGGCAATCGACGCGGTCATCGAGATGGAACATATGGGGTTGCCGTTTAACCGCACCCCGGAAGGCAAGATCGACCAGCGACGGTTCGGCGGTCACACCCGAAACTTCGGCGAGGGCCCGGTTCGGCGCGCCTGCTACTCGGCGGACCGCACAGGCCACATGATTCTGTACACGCTCTATCAGAACTGCATCAAGCACGACGTCGAGTTCTTCGACGAGTTCCACATGCTGGATCTCATCATGACCGACGACGGGATCTGCAACGGGATCATCGCGCTTGAGGTTCTGACTGGCGAGATTCACGTCTTCCACGCCAAGACGATTATCATGGCGACGGGCGGATACGGCCGGGCATTTCAGGTAACGTCGAACGCAATGGCCGCGACCGGGGACGGCATGGCGATCGCGTTCCGCCGGGGCATCCCTCTTGAGGACATGGAGTTCTATCAATTCCATCCGACCGGTATTTACCGGAAGGGGATCCTGCTCACCGAGGGGGCCCGCGGTGAGGGCGGAATCCTTCGCAATGTCAATGGCGAACGCTTCATGGAACGCTACGCCCCAACGCTCAAGGACCTGGCCCCACGGGACATGGTGTCACGCTTCATCTGGCAGGAGATCCGCGAGGGCCGCGGCGGCGGCCCGAACAAGGACTATGTCACGCTCGACTTGACACATCTCCCGCCCGGCGCGCTCGAGGAGAAGCTGCCGGACATCACGGATTTTGTCGAGACCTATCTGGGGCTTGACCCGCACAACGTGCCGATTCCGATTCAGCCTACCGCGCACTATGCGATGGGTGGCCTGCCCACCGATGTCGAAGGTCGGGTGACGATCGACGATACCGGCACGGCTCTCCCCGGGCTTTACGCTGCCGGTGAGGTGGCGTGTGTCTCGGTTCACGGCGCAAACCGACTGGGCACCAATTCACTGGTCGATCTCGTTGTGTTTGGCCGGCGGGCGGGGAAGCACGCGCTCCAGTACATTGCCGAGAACGACCTGGCGCCACTTCCGCCGGAACCCGAGTACCGGGGCCGGGCCGAAGTATCCAACCTGATGGAACGAACAACCGGCGAGAATGTAGCCGACATCCGTCAGACACTTCAAACTGAGATGATGGACAAAGCCAGCGTGTTCCGCACCGGTGAGGGACTTCGCGAGATCCAGCAGATCGTGCATGACCTGAAGGATCGCTACCACCATGTCGCGATCAACGACAAGGGCAGCGTCTTCAATATGGATCTTCTCGAGGCGCTCGAGCTTGGGTACCTACTGGACTGCTCCGAAGCGCTCGTCGCTGGCGCCGTCACACGCGAGGAGAGTCGCGGAGCCCATATGCGCGAAGATTTTCCCGATCGGGACGACACCAACTGGCTGAAGCACACGCTCGCCTACCGGACGTCCGGCGGGTTGCAACTGCGGTACAAGCCGGTCGTCCTGACCCGCTTCGAGCCGAAGGAACGGAAGTACTAA
- the sdhD gene encoding succinate dehydrogenase, hydrophobic membrane anchor protein translates to MLSRGGGRAKPVEANGIELFSWFFFRVSGLLLVILAILHVVIMHVVNTVDKIDFEFVADRWGSPFWRVFDFLLLALALLHGINGGRVSIEDYIRTPGWRIAAHTTLAVIAVVFLILGGLAIVTFNPQAFQAAQAGR, encoded by the coding sequence ATGCTCAGTCGTGGTGGTGGCCGGGCGAAACCGGTCGAGGCGAACGGTATTGAGCTGTTCTCCTGGTTCTTCTTCCGCGTCAGTGGCCTGCTGCTGGTCATTCTGGCGATTTTGCATGTCGTGATCATGCATGTCGTGAACACGGTCGACAAAATTGACTTCGAGTTCGTTGCAGATCGCTGGGGTTCGCCGTTCTGGCGAGTGTTCGACTTTCTTCTGTTGGCGTTGGCGTTGTTACACGGGATCAACGGCGGTCGGGTCAGCATCGAGGACTATATCCGTACGCCAGGGTGGCGGATCGCCGCGCATACGACGTTGGCAGTGATCGCGGTGGTGTTCCTCATCCTCGGCGGTCTCGCAATTGTGACGTTCAATCCGCAGGCTTTCCAGGCGGCCCAGGCAGGGAGATAG
- the sdhC gene encoding succinate dehydrogenase, cytochrome b556 subunit, which produces MQRIYRGDRGMIAWALHRLTGLGVLLFLLVHIADIFVISYGPAEFNSLLFIYHSLGFRLMEVLLVGALYYHAFNGIRIILIDFWDRASLIQHQLWYGTIVVFLVTFIPTAILMTRPLFS; this is translated from the coding sequence ATGCAGCGGATCTACCGTGGCGACCGAGGCATGATCGCGTGGGCGCTTCATCGACTAACCGGGCTTGGCGTACTCCTCTTTCTCCTTGTCCATATTGCCGACATCTTCGTCATCAGCTACGGGCCGGCCGAGTTCAATTCTTTGCTGTTCATCTATCATTCGCTCGGCTTCAGGCTTATGGAAGTGTTGCTGGTCGGCGCCCTGTACTACCACGCATTCAATGGCATCCGTATTATCCTGATCGACTTCTGGGATCGCGCATCACTCATCCAGCACCAACTCTGGTATGGAACGATCGTTGTCTTCCTGGTCACGTTCATCCCTACCGCCATCCTGATGACCCGGCCGCTGTTCAGCTGA
- a CDS encoding M20/M25/M40 family metallo-hydrolase, which translates to MPPSQRQVDQARSAAAKQALFVADLTMRICAIPAPTGQELERGRFVAGLLHDIGYPAEIDEIGNVYARRGTRGGPVLMLVAHTDTVFPAGVPITVSQEPGRLRGPGIGDNSLGVAAVVGALKALDDLRVETEHDILAVATVGEEGLGNLRGVREAVRRYQDQLAGVIAVEGHNVGRITHGAVGSVRWKVTVRGPGGHSWGAFGKPSAIHGLGRIIAAIDELEVSSSPKTTYNVGVIEGGTSVNTIAASASAVIDMRSVDSVALRHLVDRIGNIATSAAGDGLGVDIEVLGERPAGEIPIEHPFVQRSGDVLSALGMEPIFEASSTDANIPISLGIPAVCVGISRGTGGHTVNETIDVEPIATGLAQLVLLAAGSGATTKSG; encoded by the coding sequence TTGCCGCCGAGTCAGCGTCAGGTGGATCAGGCGCGTTCCGCTGCTGCGAAACAGGCCCTGTTCGTCGCCGACCTCACGATGCGAATCTGTGCGATTCCAGCGCCAACGGGTCAGGAGCTGGAACGCGGTCGGTTCGTGGCGGGGCTGCTGCACGATATTGGATACCCAGCCGAGATTGACGAGATCGGGAATGTCTACGCCCGACGGGGAACTCGGGGTGGACCGGTATTGATGCTCGTGGCGCATACCGACACTGTGTTCCCGGCTGGAGTGCCGATCACGGTCTCGCAAGAACCCGGGCGGCTTCGCGGTCCTGGAATTGGCGACAACAGCCTCGGCGTCGCCGCGGTGGTTGGAGCGTTGAAGGCGCTCGATGATCTCCGGGTCGAAACCGAGCACGACATCCTGGCGGTCGCGACCGTTGGCGAGGAGGGGCTCGGCAACCTTCGTGGTGTGCGCGAGGCGGTTCGGAGATACCAGGATCAGTTGGCCGGCGTGATCGCAGTGGAAGGTCACAACGTCGGGCGTATCACGCACGGCGCTGTCGGCTCGGTGCGCTGGAAGGTAACGGTTCGCGGTCCCGGCGGGCATTCCTGGGGCGCGTTCGGAAAGCCCAGCGCGATCCATGGCCTGGGTCGGATTATCGCGGCCATCGATGAGCTCGAGGTTTCGTCGTCACCGAAGACGACCTACAATGTTGGCGTCATCGAGGGCGGAACGTCGGTCAACACGATTGCGGCGAGTGCGTCGGCGGTGATTGACATGCGATCGGTGGATTCCGTGGCGCTGCGTCATCTTGTCGATCGGATCGGAAACATCGCAACATCGGCTGCTGGCGATGGCCTCGGAGTCGACATCGAGGTGCTTGGGGAACGGCCGGCCGGCGAGATTCCAATCGAGCACCCGTTTGTTCAGCGCTCGGGCGACGTGCTCAGCGCCCTCGGCATGGAGCCGATCTTCGAGGCGTCAAGCACGGATGCCAATATCCCGATCAGCCTCGGGATTCCGGCGGTTTGCGTCGGCATCTCGCGCGGAACTGGCGGGCATACGGTCAACGAGACTATCGACGTTGAGCCAATCGCGACCGGGCTCGCACAGCTCGTCCTCCTCGCAGCCGGCTCTGGCGCTACGACGAAATCTGGGTAA
- a CDS encoding helicase C-terminal domain-containing protein, with amino-acid sequence MRDVCVALDIEATGMDPSRDEVIEIGAIKFRGARVIDRFETLVRPSRPVSLSIQSLTGLANDDLRAAPLFPLIAPRLRDFVSQAPIVGQSVGMDLDMLTASGLRFDNTRYDTFELATIMLPELPAYNLATVAAALGVDVPNTHRAVADAETTMAVFNRLAERADLFDDATLERLISVTTSTGTHVGRFFASILRERRQEVVDLGGSSIGAQLMAQLAGAGTASSEAMFLMPRERPERLEPTGSDVPISPDVLDAAMAIDGPVARTISGYELRPQQTQMMHAVATNLNQGGALLVEAGTGTGKSLGYLLPAALHAVERGDRVVISTATIALQDQLMKKDLPALLAAAEQSGPGDDELGKLRDLRVAVLKGRANYLCLRRWFLAQREAPTSEPQAQLYAKVIAWLQQTDTGDSAELHLSPDQRPYWKRLAEEEGSCIPGQCVFHRRNQCFLFRARQSAEAAHVVIVNHSLLLSDMLARHSVIPPFRNLIIDEAHHLEAEATSQVGHSLSRSNALDLIHRVVTESEPVGVGGTLGLAFRAIAGSPLEQARAQAGPLQEQLAAGLAAAKECLSRVDGFFGALGEFMDRSEHEATGYDRQTRITGSARRDPGWSQLEIEWDDLGAPLGRLFEAMRHFDRVLDLIPDEDMTTRPEIRTELELLQEELDLFRMRMAEFVSSPNPDTIYWLSRRPATDETTAHTAPLHVGEILNDQLFHRCDSVTLTSATLTTDGSFDYIRDRLSLDHADELRVPSPFDYERSVLLALVEDVPEPGEAGHQKRLQEAVVRLTQATEGRAMVLFTSHSALQTTYRAIKRQLEAQNILVLGQRIDGSPRQLIERLRANPRTVLLGTNSFWEGVDIVGSALSLLVISKLPFPVPSDPVFAARSELLDDPFGHYAVPQSILRFKQGFGRLIRSADDRGVCVVLDRRIVTRRYGDAFVNSLPTCRIEHGSTDDVVQAISAFLEDTDAEARRAFPF; translated from the coding sequence ATGAGGGATGTCTGCGTCGCGCTCGATATTGAGGCGACGGGCATGGACCCGAGCCGCGATGAGGTCATCGAGATCGGCGCGATCAAGTTCCGTGGCGCTAGAGTGATCGACCGCTTCGAGACACTCGTTCGACCATCCAGACCGGTTTCGTTGAGCATTCAGTCACTGACCGGGCTAGCAAACGACGATCTTCGAGCGGCCCCGCTATTCCCGCTTATCGCTCCTCGTCTTCGGGATTTTGTCAGCCAGGCGCCGATCGTTGGCCAGTCGGTTGGCATGGATCTCGACATGCTGACAGCCAGCGGGCTGCGCTTTGACAACACCCGGTACGACACATTCGAGCTGGCTACGATCATGTTGCCCGAGCTCCCTGCCTACAACCTCGCGACGGTCGCCGCCGCGCTCGGGGTTGATGTGCCGAACACACATCGCGCTGTGGCCGACGCTGAAACGACGATGGCGGTCTTCAATCGTCTCGCAGAGCGGGCGGATCTGTTCGACGACGCGACACTCGAGCGCTTGATCTCGGTCACTACATCGACTGGGACGCACGTCGGTCGCTTCTTTGCCTCGATCCTTCGCGAACGACGGCAGGAGGTTGTCGATCTGGGTGGCTCGTCGATCGGCGCGCAACTCATGGCGCAATTGGCCGGCGCAGGAACCGCGAGCTCCGAGGCGATGTTCCTTATGCCGCGTGAACGCCCGGAACGGCTCGAGCCAACTGGCAGTGATGTGCCCATTTCCCCGGACGTGCTCGACGCCGCCATGGCCATCGACGGGCCGGTGGCGCGAACTATCTCCGGATATGAGCTTCGTCCGCAGCAGACGCAGATGATGCATGCCGTAGCAACAAACCTCAACCAAGGGGGCGCGTTGCTCGTCGAGGCTGGCACTGGCACCGGGAAGTCGCTTGGCTACCTCCTCCCGGCAGCGCTCCATGCGGTCGAGCGGGGCGACCGAGTCGTGATCTCGACGGCCACCATCGCGCTGCAGGATCAGCTCATGAAGAAGGATCTCCCAGCGCTACTCGCGGCCGCAGAACAATCTGGTCCGGGCGACGATGAACTGGGCAAGCTACGAGATCTCCGGGTGGCAGTGCTCAAGGGGCGCGCGAATTATCTCTGTCTCCGGCGCTGGTTTCTGGCTCAGCGTGAGGCGCCGACATCGGAGCCGCAAGCCCAACTCTATGCCAAAGTCATTGCCTGGCTCCAGCAGACCGACACTGGTGACTCTGCTGAGCTGCACCTGTCACCGGACCAGCGTCCATACTGGAAGCGGCTGGCCGAGGAGGAAGGCTCCTGCATTCCGGGGCAGTGCGTGTTCCATCGGCGAAACCAGTGCTTCCTCTTCCGCGCCCGTCAGTCCGCCGAAGCGGCGCACGTTGTCATCGTCAACCACTCCCTGCTGCTCTCCGATATGTTGGCACGGCACTCGGTGATTCCGCCGTTTCGGAACCTCATTATTGACGAAGCCCATCACCTCGAGGCTGAAGCGACGTCCCAGGTCGGCCACTCGCTTTCGCGATCTAACGCGCTCGATCTGATTCACCGTGTTGTCACCGAATCGGAGCCGGTTGGCGTCGGTGGGACGCTGGGCCTTGCGTTTCGCGCAATCGCGGGAAGTCCTCTCGAACAAGCGCGAGCACAGGCCGGCCCGCTACAGGAACAGCTGGCGGCCGGCCTCGCTGCCGCGAAGGAATGTCTCTCTCGTGTCGATGGCTTTTTCGGCGCGCTCGGTGAGTTCATGGACCGATCTGAGCACGAGGCTACCGGCTACGATCGACAGACTCGAATTACCGGGTCGGCTCGTCGCGATCCCGGCTGGTCGCAACTGGAGATCGAATGGGACGATCTCGGCGCGCCACTCGGCCGTCTGTTTGAGGCCATGCGGCACTTTGACCGCGTGCTCGATCTCATCCCTGATGAGGATATGACGACACGCCCGGAGATTCGAACTGAGCTCGAACTCCTTCAGGAGGAACTGGATCTCTTTCGGATGCGAATGGCCGAGTTCGTTTCCAGCCCGAATCCAGACACGATCTACTGGCTTAGCCGACGCCCAGCTACTGATGAGACAACTGCCCACACCGCGCCGCTGCATGTCGGTGAGATCCTCAATGATCAGTTGTTTCATCGCTGCGACAGTGTGACACTGACCTCCGCGACTCTGACGACCGATGGCTCATTCGACTACATCCGCGACCGCCTCTCGCTCGATCACGCGGATGAGCTTCGTGTCCCGTCGCCATTCGACTACGAACGATCTGTGCTACTGGCGCTTGTCGAAGATGTGCCGGAGCCGGGTGAGGCTGGCCACCAGAAGCGCCTCCAGGAAGCGGTCGTGCGCCTGACTCAGGCAACCGAGGGACGAGCGATGGTGCTGTTCACCTCGCATAGCGCGCTGCAGACGACCTATCGGGCGATCAAGCGCCAGCTGGAAGCGCAGAATATTCTGGTTCTCGGCCAGCGCATCGACGGTTCACCGCGGCAGTTGATCGAACGGTTGAGGGCGAACCCCCGCACCGTGCTTCTGGGCACCAACTCATTTTGGGAAGGGGTCGATATCGTCGGGAGTGCGCTGAGCCTGCTCGTGATCAGCAAGCTGCCATTTCCGGTGCCGTCGGACCCCGTCTTCGCGGCTCGCAGCGAACTGCTTGACGATCCGTTTGGCCACTACGCTGTTCCGCAGTCGATCTTAAGGTTCAAGCAAGGATTCGGGCGACTGATCCGCAGCGCCGATGACCGGGGCGTGTGTGTTGTTCTCGATCGCCGCATCGTTACCCGCCGTTACGGAGACGCGTTTGTAAACTCACTGCCCACTTGCAGGATCGAGCACGGGTCAACCGATGACGTCGTGCAGGCCATTAGTGCGTTTCTCGAGGACACGGACGCGGAGGCGCGACGTGCGTTTCCGTTCTGA